From the genome of Grus americana isolate bGruAme1 chromosome 4, bGruAme1.mat, whole genome shotgun sequence:
GCTGAGAGACGCCGAGTTCCCTCACCGCGGCCTCTGGGCTGCcgccccctccagccccccccggggcagatAATCGCGGGCGGAAGCGtcggccgggccgggcagcgTCTGGCGTCGCCCCcgtgcacccccccccccccccgggagtTTTGGCTGCGGGGGACGGTGCAGGCGGCGGGCAGGctgccggccccgccccccgccggtTCCCACCGCTCCACCGGAGCTGCTGCGGGCACAGCCGGGACCGGCCACACGCCGCCGTCGGTGCAGGCGGCAGCGCACGCGTGTGAGCACCCACGGCACGAGCACCTGCCCGGCACCCGCCGTGGCCGTGgctgtccgtcccccccccgcagccagcACCCGCCGCGGCTCCCGGAGACCACCCGCCTCTGCCCGGGGGAGCCCCGGGTCAGCCCCGGAGGGGTTCGCCCTGCCGGGCTCCAGGGCAGCCCGTGCCCGTCACCGGGGCCTCGGGGCGGCtcccgcggcggcgggcggtgTTGCTGGCGGGGCTCTGCCAGGCTCAGCCCccgcgtgtccccccccacgcACGCTcgtctttttcctcttccaattTTCTGGATGATTAACTCGACTGCTGTTTCCTGACAACCTCTGCTGTTggtattaatttcttttaactaGTGATTAATTACTCGCTGTCTCCCGCGCTCCTTCTCCCTGTTGCCTATTTGCATATTAATCAAATTCTACTTGATGGCCTGCCTGTCACCTCCCCGCCACGGCCCCGCGACTCCCGTCACCTGCCGATGCCATTACGGGGGCCCAGGGCTCGCACGGTCCCCGCCgcggcagccccccccccccccccccgctgccggggACCCCGGGAACCCGCGGGCCGGTGGGGGACGGGAGACGCCGGGATCTGCTCCCCCGGGGCCACGGCACAGGGCGGCGGGAGGGACGCGGCCATCACCGCTGCCTCGGGGCTGGCCCGGCCCCGCAGACCGGGCACCgggtccctgccctgcctgcccccgaGCCGGGGCGAGCcctgggaggaactggggggGTCCCCGTTACTTCCCGGGCTAAGGCTGCCCCCGGACCGGACCGGGAGCGTCGGCCGGTGCAGAGGGCtcggggggcgggaggggcgACGCGTCCCGGGGGGGTTCTGCACCGGGGGCTGCTGCACACCCAGTGCTTGGGCTCCGGTACCCGCCCAGCACCGGCACGGGCCGGATCCGGTCCCCGGAGCGCCGCGCGGCCGAGGCCGCCCCCTGCTGGCCGCCGGTGGGGCTGCGCGGGGCCGGTACCGAGGCCGGGCGGAGCCGCGTGCGGCAGCGCAGCCCCGGGGGCCCGGGAGCGCTCCGGTTAGAGCCGGGGGGTGCGGGCGGCACCGCGGGAGCCTGaggaagggggggcggggggggggcccgggcggGTTGTACCGGCAGACGCAGAACCGGGGCCTGGAGGACGAGCAGCTTCACCGGCACAGGGAAAGGGGCCGCCGGGCACCCGGGCAGGGGCTCtgggtcccggggggggggccaggCTGGCGGCTCCTGCTCCGGCAAGGGCggaggggtggggaagggacggACGGACAGCCGGGATGgagggacggacggacggacagcCGGGAGGGACGGACGGACAGCCAGCCACCGCTGGCTCTCAGTTTTAttaagaaaacccaaaccaggTAGAAGCCCCCGAGGGAGCTGAGGGGAACGGCCatccccaggcacagccctggccCGGCTCCCCCGGCACGAGGAGCCCCAGGGTGGCACCGGCCCACGGCAGCCACCAGCCCCCCGGGACGCAGACCCGGACCCACACGTCGCCGGGACAGGGGAGCCCTGTGCCCAGGGCGgggggcagcagcacagccccctccctgccggGGGCTGCACACCCCAGCAAGGCACAGCCACTGGAGACACCAGGAGGGGGGGACGGACACCTCCcccagaggcagcaggagggggacagattctgctgcctgcagagggaaaaggcacaggcagggggaaggcaggcacaggcaggggGAAGGCAGACCCCAGTtcagccctcccccccccccaggagccaGAGGGGAGCAGGGGTCCCgctggcagcccccccccaaccccctgccCAGCAGAAGACCCCCCCCAGCAGGTGCCCCCTGCTCCAACAGCCCAGCTCAGGTCCCAggcggtgcaggcagggggagcaggcaggaggagcaggcagggcccTCACATGGCCATGCTGGCTCCTCTGGCTGGGGGGCAAACGTGCGCGGCGACAGATGCCACCGTGGCTCCGCTCCCGCAGGGCTCCACCCGCGGCAGGCACCGTGCCGGCTGCCGGGCACAGAGCACCCACCCAGCGGCGCACGGGCAGGGACCTGCTGCGGGCAGGAAGCCAGTGCGGGCAGGAAGCCGCACCCTGCCATCGCAGCCATCCATcagggcagcgggcagggacgCGGCAGCGCCGAGGGTCCGGCTCTTCCGCAGCATCCCAGAGGTGCGGGAGGGCAATGTCACACTGCGCAGGGTCCGGCTTTGCTGCCGTAAGCCGAGGAGCCCCCCCAGCTACAGGAGCCCCCTGGGGAGGGCACCCACCTTGCTGTGGGGCTCTGGGTGCCACTGGTGGGAGGGGGTGGCGTGGGAGGGGTGCTTGAGCTGCAGCACCAGCCGGCTTCCCTCCACCTCGGCATcctggggggacaggggagcagagctggcagtgcCGCCCCCACCGGGGTGGGGATGAGGGCAGGACAGGCCCCCCGACATCCCACGCCCGGCACCACCAGCCCCCCCGGCGCCCACCCCACCGTGTGACGCCCACCCCGGCTCACCTGCATGGCTGCGTAGGCAGCTTCTGCCGCCGCCTTCTGCGTGTAGTTGATGAAGGCGCAGCGTCTCTCCGGCAGCATCCGGATGAAGCGGATCTCCCCAAAGCTGGGGGGTGGAGAGTTAGCACCCACCCCAGAGAGACCCCCACCCTCGCAGGGTTtctccccaggccaggagcgCCGGGGAACGGGCACAGGCCCAGGGCTGGTAGGGCACCGGGGTGCAGGGGGCCGCGGGGGCTCAGCACAGACAGGCTCACCGGCTGAAGGAGCTGTGCAGAACCTTCTTGCTGATCTTGGGGGTGACGTTCCCCACCCAGAGAGGGTAGCAGTCCCTGCCAAACCGCGTCAGTGTCACTGGCAGCCAGCTCCGTCCCGCACCAGCTTGAGGATCCCCCCAGCATCGCCAGCTCCACGGGAGCTCTGGGCCCCACTCGCTCCTGCCCACCACCCCAGGAAGCGCCTGGCACCGTCCCAGCCGGGCaggggggctgccccggggccacCTCggccccaccagccccagcactACCTGGCGGGATGGGTTGGAGGCAGTGTCTGCTGGCTGCTGGCCACAGCCCGGCCCTGGCTTCTCGCCTGGCTCCTGGAGCTCACGACGGTCACGAAGCCGCTCATGTCCGTGTctgggcagctcctgcccaccTGCTCCCCTGCTGAGAGGCAAGGATGGGCTCAGCCGGCTCCATAGGCCGGCACAGCACCTGCCGTGGGCTGGCCCCAGCATCATCCCAAACCCCTCGaggtcccccagcaccccccggcTCCCCGCTCTGCCAACGGCTCCAAAGCAAAATGCCGGCGCCGAGGTCCCTTACCGGGGGGAGGCAGCAGCGGCTCCTCGGCCTCCAGCAGGGTCGGGGagatggggaccccccccgggctgccccAGCCACGGggtctgctctgctgtgggggGAGAGGAGGTCAGGCCCTGTGGGGCAGCAGCCGTGGCCAGTGGGGCCGGGAACTCACCTGCAGCAGGGCCCGGCAAGCCTCCAGCTGGGCGGCTGCCTCGGCGTCAGCGCCGTCCAGGTGCAGCAGCTCCTCAAACGTGCTGGCAGCCTCGGCGTAGCGCTGCGACACGGGGGACAGGGGCTGAGTTCCTGCTGCCCACACCGACCCCCCGCCTGGCCGgccccagccccctgctccaCCCCACGaagggctctgcccagccccgctGGCACCCCGCAACCCCCCTGGCACCCCATAACCACCCCAGCCCTCCCACCTCACAgccccccacccagcccagccagccctggcacccCGCAGACCCCACCCATCCCCGGTACCTCCAGCCCCCGCAGCGCCTTGCCCTTGCGAAAGAAGCCTTTGGGCCACCCGGGCTGGAGCCGCAGCGACACCTGCGCGTCCCTGAGCGCCTCCTCGTAGCGCCGAAGCTTCTCATAGCAGTAGGAGCGGTTCCCAAAGAGCCTGCGGGGGGAGCGGGGTCACTGCTGCCCAGGACCCGCAGCCCCTGGGCAACGCCACTCCCCGGCCCCGTCACTCACCGGTGCTCCCTGGGGTTCAGCTTCACAGCCTCGGTGAAGGCCTGCACCGCCTCGGCGTAGTGGCCCTTCTGGGCAGCCTTGTTGCCGCGGTCTGTGGGGAAAGCATTGCCTGCTGCTGacctccagcccagctggggagcagaggtgtGCGCCCCAAAATCGGCATCTGCTGGGGACGAGCAGAGGCAAGCAGGGCCACGGAGGACACAGTGGCTTTGCCGTCACCCAGCCGTGAGGGAAAGATGCCTTGGGGACAGCGTGGAGCCACGCTGGCCTGCAAAGAGCCATGCCAGAGAGGAGATCGGCACAGACCCTCTAGGACCAACCTGCCCTGGAGCCGAGAAGCAGCGGGGCAGAGCCCCCGCACACCCACCCCCTTCTCTCACTGCCCGGGCGGCCCAAGGCACTGACCTGCGAGaaccaggctctgctccaccatgCTTGCGTCCAGGGGCACAGGCTTGGGCTcgggcaggcagggcagtgaGGGCTCAGGCACGCGTGGGGTGGGCAGAGAGGGCAGTGAGGGCTCGGGCACCTGTGGagtgggcagggagggcagccaGGGCTCAGGTGCCTGTGGagtgggcagggagggcagcgaGGGCTCAGGCAGGTCCTTCCCAGTGCCCCAGGGGCTCCAACTCACCTTCCCGGGCACCTTCTTGCCTGGCTCCGCATCATCCATCTTGGCCGGCTTCTCCTTCCCGGGTGCCGGCAGCCTCACGCCCGCTTTCTGCCGGGCTTTGAAGACGAAGGTGCAGCTCAAGtccagctcctcctgggagAGGCAGGGTGGGCGAGGCGGGCAGAGCCCCCAGCCTGTCCACAGGACAGACCCTGAGCCACGCTGGCGCCCGCGCCAGGAGCCCTTACCTCCATCTCCTCTGCCTTAGCCTCCtggcctcctccctcctctccctcggAGGCTGCGCTGTCCCCGAGGcatggagaggggctggggcccGACCAGCTCTCCCCTGCCTCAGCATTGCTGTTTTGGGGGTGCCCTGCGTCCGCAGCACCGCTCAGGGACGAGGTGCTCTGGAAGAAGAGGGCAGGAGTGTGAcggcagcctgggcagcagggctctgcctgcacatCCCTCTCCTGCAGCCACAGCGTCCCGCCTGCAGAGACTCAGAGGACCCCCAAAGGCAGCACGGCCCGGCTGCCGCGGTGCCCACAGCCCGGCCGGGGCAAGGGACCGGTGCAGTCACTCACAGACTCGATCTCCTGTTTACTTTTCTGCTCTTGTCTCAATTTTTCTCGTTTCTTCCGGTCTTTCTGCTTCTGGAAACCAGAGTGAGCCATGAGCAGGCACCAGGCAGAGCAGCGCGGCCCCACGCCTGGCCccatgctgcagctctgcctcggCACTGCTATGGGAGGGGGAGCAAGCCCCGGGCTGCCCCCCCAGATGCGCTTCCCCCCCCAGGGCAATGGCAGGGCTCAGGAGGAAGGGAGACACTGGCAGGACAAACCCCCCACGGGGTGCATCCACcttcttcttcagcttcttcttCTCCGCCTTCCTCTTTATCCGCTCCTCCTCGGCCACCAGCTCCCGTGCGTTCTTCTCCGCTTCCTGGGGGAGCGATGCCGTGAGCACCAGCGCCCAGCACCGCGGCTGGGAGAGCGGGATGGCCCCGGCTGTGCCGACAGCAGCGCTGCcggccccctccctgccccaggtcAGCGCTGCCAgctgcccccggccccccccgagGAGGTGGAAAGGACAAGAGGGACTGCAGGAGGTGACAGGGATGAGGGGAGGGGCACCTCGGGGAGCAGAATCGGGCAGCGGACAGGCAGCCCGCAGGCAGCCCTCACCTCGGCCGTAAGCTGGTGCCTCCAGGGCGCAGGCAGCCGGCGCAGCTTCACCTCCAGAGCGCTCAGGGGtgggcgggcgggcagcggctCCTCGCACAGGAAGGACTTCTTGAACCCGCAGAAGTTGTAGGGGGGGTCGCTGTCCTCGCTGGAAACGTCCCAGTTCTGGCTGAAGCCGGtccactcctcctcctcgtcctcctcatcctcgctGAACTCCTCCAGCCGGCTGGGGCAGTACCAGAAGCCCGGGCCTGCGCGGGGAGAACCGGGCCCGTCAGCGGCAGCTCCTGAGCACCGGGacccccgggcagcccccgcccggTGACTCCTCCCGACTCACCGCGGTCGAAGCCGTCCCGGGCCACGGACGCTTCCCCCATGGCGCTGCGGTTCGCCTGCGGCAGCACCGGGAGCTGGAGCGGCGGGAccgggccgggggaggcggcgcTGCCTCCCGCGGGGCCCCCGGGGCTCCGGTCCAGCCCACCCCGGgaccccggccccggcccccgccgccccccacgTACCTGCCGCCAGCTGCTCTCGGCCTCGGGCGGGCAGTGCCGGGGGCAGAAGGGCGCTGCGGGGAACGGAGCCAGCCCTGAGCCGTCGGAAACAAAACCGAAagagggcggcggggcggggagagCCCGgctccgccccgccgccccctccgGCCTCCACCGCCCCGCCCCACCGAGTACCGGTCCCGCgggcaccccaaaccccagcgGGCCGGGCTCACAGCGCGGCACCCACCGCTGCGGGACCCCGGCCTAGccgccccgggaccccccggccctgccccgggaccccccccggccctgccccgggaccccccagtCCCGCTCCCCGGCTCCCTCTCGTCCCGTACCGCCGCTCCAGCCGCCGGGGCCGAGCACGCAGCCCCAGGGAcaggcggcgggggcggccccgaACCTGAaggcccccagccccggcccggccgggtCCCGCgtcccgcccgccccccgcATCGCCCCGTCCCACCGGCGGACGCGCCGGAAGTGCGGCGCAGCGCAAACCGGAAGTGTGGCAAACACCGGCCGAAGCTACCCGGCCTCCATATTGGATGAGGGCAGGACGGCGGCCCGCGAGGCCCGTACCAAGCAGAACCGGGGCTCTGCGTCTCCTCCCGCCGTCCCGGTCTCCGCTTTAACCGCGGGCCCGGCCGCCTCCCGCTGCTTAGGACTCCCCCCCTTCCTCTACCGGGCACCGGAGCGCTGCCCTCTCAGCGGTTCAGCCCTGCCCGTTCCTCCGGATTAGCGCGGGCGCGGCCTAAGCCAATttcctcccgccgcccccggggaTGGCCCAGCATGGAGGACAGCGGCTCCGAGCTTCGCGGCGgggagccctgcctgcaggtGAGGCCCCGAACGGACTAGGAGACCTCCGGATTCAGTCCCCTCCCCGGGGACACCGGCTGGGCACCGGGCCCGAGGCCGCAACCGGCGTCTCCTTGCCAACgcgccccccccgggggggcgTGGTCTGACTGAGGGGCGTGCCCTCACGCACCGTTGCCAAGCAACGAGGGGCGGGGACATCCTCCCAGTCCACGCCCCTTCCCACGGTAGCCACGCCCCTTCGCTGGTAGCCACGCCCCCCCACCGGCGGGGGTCCCGATCCCGTTCGCTTCGCAGGTGGATGAAGGCGATGGCGCCGGTCTAAGCggcctcatcctcctcctcctgacgGCCCGGCCGGCCCTGCCCACCCCGGGGGATGGGGCTGCCCGTGGGGAACCCACCGAGACAGGTGAGGGGTGCTGGTCCAGGCTGGGGGGTGCTGGAGAGGGGgaaccctggggggggggggtgttcagCGTCCTGAGAGGGACGGGACAGGTGACAAACGATGCACGGTTAGTGTGTAATTCACGTGTAACGTGTGGGTAAGCGTTGCTGGCACCTGGCAGCAGCGGCCCGCTGGGATGGATCCTGTGccgggaggggctggggggctcccCGGGTGCCCacggggggggctgaggggctcagcaccagccagggtggctgcagagcagcgCGGCTGTGTCCCCCATCCTCTCTGGGCGCCGGGGAAGAGCCGGGGTGGccgcgggcaggggctgccccccctccccgtgttGCTCCGCACCGAGGGTCCCTgcccctgcaggcagcagctccctggggggCCTGGCCCGCTCCCTGCAGAAGGCGGAGGCCATGCTGCGCAGCTGCGTCAGCCCCGGCCTGCGGCGCCTGCTGGCCCCGCGGCCCCGCGAGCGCGGCTACGACAGCGAGGACGAGGATGAGGACGAGGAAGCGCCGGCCCTCCTGGCCCCGCTGGAGCAGAGCTTCCCGGGGCTGCGCCGCTGCCTCTGCGTCTGGGAGGACCCCCGCACCGAGACCTTCCGGGGCCACGTGCGGCCCCAGCCCGGCGGCGACGGCACCGCCGCCTTCTCCTACCACCCCGTCCACCCGCACGTGGCCGAGCGCGGCGCCGCCCTGCACGCCCTGCTGCAGCACCGCCACCACCTCCGCCTCGTCCGCGACTACACCCGCCGCCTGAAGGCCGCCTCCGACTTCCTCCGCCGGCTCCTGGCGCTGGCAGAGCGGCCGGAGCCACCGGCGTGGGAGCTGGGGGCCGCCCAGCCGCTGCGGGGGCTCTGCCAGGAGCTGCGGACGCACGCTGGCCATTGGAGTGGGCTGCGGCGGCGGATGCGCGGCGACCCGTGGCTACGGCCGCTGCTGCTGCGCAGGCACGAGTCGGTGGCGCACATGCGGcgggcgctgctgctgctggcgctGCACGCCGTGCGGCTGGCCGAGCGCCACGCCGAGGCGCGGCTGCGGGGGCTGGCGCGGGCCGGCCCTGCTGCCGCCGCTTCCCCGGCGCTGCTCTCCGACCTCTTCCAGGGCCTGGAGATCTACAACCAGGTGGTGGGTGACCTGGACCTGGAGCTGGGCATCGCCAGCCGGCTGCCCACCGGCGTCACCGGCTGCCACGGGGCTGCCGGGAACCGCTCCCACGCCTTCCCCGTGGCCAGGGTGCTGGGGATACTGGCGGCCGAGCGGGGCCGGCTGGCAGCCGAGCGGCTCCAGCCTCTCCTGCAGCTGCGGGacgggggcggcggggcagaACACGTCTGCTGGGAGGACGTCGCGATGCCTTGGCCCCTGGAGCGCGGCACCGTGGCGGTGGACGTGGGACCCTCGGGACAGGAGGAGCTGCCAGGCCTCACCGGGGAGCTGCAGGCGCTGTGCAGGGAGGACGAGGAGCTGATGGGCCTAatcctgggggtgctggtggcctcTGCCGACAGCCTCTGGCAACACGTCCTCCGTGGGCCCAAGCAGGAGAAGCCGGCGGCGGTGGCGGAGAGCCCCGAGAACCTGGAGCCGCCGGCAGCCGGCACAGACACGGTCGCCAGGCCAAGCTCTGCCGGCTGGAAGTCGGTGCGGTGGCTGGACGCCTCCCGCGCGCCGGCGGCCGAGGCCCTGCACACCCAGTACCGCCCGCTCTtctggggggctgccggcaCCGCGCTGGGGCACCGCCTGGGGCTGCCGTGccgtggggagggcagggccgTGGCCGCGGCGTGGGAGCTGAGCCGCGCTCTGACCCAGGGTAggtgggggccggggcgggggggcagcagcGGCACCGAGGAGCAGCTCCCCGGGATCCCTCCCGGTGCTGCCGCGGGGTGCGCTGGCCCTCACACCCCGTCCCCCCGCAGCCCGCGTCCCCTGGGAGTGCGAGGAGGAGCTGGGGCGGCTCTGCCTGCGCCTGCTCTGCCGGGGCGTCCTCCGGAGCTGGGAGCGAGGTACGGGGTGCAGGGTGCGGGGCGTGGGGTGCCGGCAGGAGCGCAGCATGGGGCTGCTGACCGGTGCTCCCCCCCCGCAGGCTTTGCCCGCGCCCTGGGCTCAGCTCTGTCCGACAAGTGCTCGGGGGAGCCGGTGCCGGCGGCAGGGCCGGTGCGGAGCCGGACAGCACGGTGCCTGCAGCGGCTCTACCCGGCCCTGGCCTTCGCCCTGCGCTGCCTGCGGCCCCTGCCCGCCTGCCCGCCCGGTGAGTGGGGTCCGGGGGACGGGCATCCCGGGGGTCCCCTCGGGGCTGACCCCCACCCCATGGGGTGCCGCTTCCCCCCACGGCCCCCtcatcccctgcctcccccaggcCGCCCCCCCGGCTCGCCCTGCCTGCGCCTGCaggtgctgggctgctgcctgGCCACGGCGCacgctgcctgctcctggctgatGGGCAGAGCCTGCCGGTACCTGGCGGCCTGGGCCCTGCAACCGTTCCTGCTCGTCACCCAGGGCGACCTGCCGGTATGTGGGGCACGGGACCCATCTGTGGGgctggctgtggggctgtggggctggctgtggggctggctgtggggctggctgctgggcaGGATTGGTCTCAcccctcttccctgcagctgctgaagctgGAGACAGACaggctggtggtgctggtgagCGGGACCTTCCCGGAGCCCGGGGACGCCCCCCCGCcactgccccccgccccgctgtcCCACCAGGAGCGCCGGCTCTGCCAGCAGATTCGCTCCACGGCTGCCAGCATCCAGGTACGGCACGACCACGGCAGCCGGGGAGCCGCAGGGTGCCGTGAGCCCCCCGCGCCACCTCGGCTCCCCCCGCTCTGCCCCCAGCTCTTCTCGGGGGACGCGCTGAAGATGTTCTCCACCGACTGCAAACGGATGTCGGCGGAGATCTTCGACCAGACCATGCCGCTGGGCAAGCACTGGAGGGTCGGCCTGCGCGCAGGTGGGTGGCGGTGCCTGGGTGCCGGGCAGggccgcgggcagggctgcgggcagggctgagcgggtgcatgtgtgtgtccccccccctgCAGAcctgcccagctcccccagcgcgtacgcggcggcggcggcccagGCGGTGCTGGGGCAAGTGCTGCAGggtgcccagctcctgccccgcGACGCCCAGGCGCCCGCCCTGGCCCGGGTGACCACGGCGTTCCTGGAGGCCTGGATGGACCACATCCTGGCGCAGAGGATCAAGTTTAGGTAgcgggtggcggcggcggcggggctgggctggcgcGGGCAGTGCCGGGGTGCCGGGCTGAGCGCCGTCGGTGTCCTCCCAGCCTGCAGGGAGCCTTGCAGCTGCGGCAGGACTTCGAGCTGGTGCGGGAGCTGGTGGGCTCGGAGCGCTATGGGCTGTCCCCCGAGACCCGGCAGTCCCTGCTCTCCCTCCGCGTCTTCCAGCAGATGGACGGAGccatcctctgcctcctgcagcagcccggcggggcggccggcGTGCCCCCCCGGCCCTGGCAATCCCTGCGTCGCTGCTGTGagtgggggggggacggggatggcCCCCGCCTGCTGCCCTCGGCTCCGCCGCCCCGCGGGTTGTGGCCGTCCCGGGTCCCGGCCGACCTCTCAGGGTGGCCCCCACCAGCGTGAGGGTCCAGGATCCCCGGCACGGCCgggccttccccccccccgactcCCATCTCTCTCCGGCCAGGCTCGGACAACGGTGCTCGCCCGCAGGAGCCGGGCACGGACACCTTGCACGGTCTGGAAACCCTGGAGGTACCGGCAGCAGCGGGGACCCCACCGTCCACCCCCGGTGCCGAGCCGCCGGTGCGGCTGCGGACCACCGTCCCCGAATCGTACCTGTCCGGCAGCCAGCAGCAATGGCTGTCGCTACGGCTGCACCGGACCCGGCGTTGGCGCGTACCCGGCCTTCCCTGCGTCGGCAACAACCCCGAAACCTGACCGTGACGGCAATAAAACGATCGCGGCGGCTGCAACGGGACCGGGGGGTGGGTGGTGTCCGTCTGTCTGTCCGTGTCACCGAGTCTGTccccggtggggggggggagcggacccggtgggggggggaatggggacTGCaatgctcctgcctgctgctgcctgtacCTGCTGCCTGCACGATGCTCTAACCGGCTCCGGTTCCCCATCCCCTTTGCCCGGGTCACCGGGCTTCGGCAGCGGCCCCCGGGGGCCGCTGCCGAAGCCCGGCGACCCGGGCAAAGGGGATGGGGAACCGGGAAAGGGGTTACCGGAgcacacccccctccccatcccggTGTGACTACGGTTCCCATGATGCCGCCGTTCCCGGTCACTTCCGCCGCGGGGCGGGGTCGGGCTTAGCCGAGCGCCCCttcccggtcccggtcccggtgcGGTCCCGGTGCCGCCCGCCATGGCCGTTCCCGCCGCCGAGCTGGGCGCTACCGATCGCGGCCCCTTTGCCACCACGGCAAGTAACGGCACCGGGACCGGGACAGTGACAGAACCCGCACCGACACCCCCGGTTGGGACCGGGCTGGAGCGGGACCGGTGCTACGGGCTCGGGGAGGCACCGGCAGGaacgggggaggggggggggggagtgacgGGGGTCCCTgctgaggctgggggggggtgcatgggggggggtcccttgggggtcccagggaagGCTGGGGGTGCGTGATGGGGGGTCCATGGGGGTCtcttggggggctgggggtgcatgGTGGGGGTCCGTGGGGGGTCtaggggaggctgggggtgcttggagggggtcccaggggaggcCAGGGGTGTATGGTGGGGGTACGTGGGGTGCCTTGGGGTCCAGGGGTGCATGGTGGGGGTCTcttgggggtgtgggggtgcaTGGTGGGGGTCCCTCGGGGGTCCCAGGTCCACATCGCATCAGGGTGATGGTGCCCGCGGTGCGCAGGGCCCCTGCCTGGCgggcgcggaggaagaggaggaggaggacagggacGAGGAGCTGCTGGGGGCCGGGGGTCCCCGCACCTGGACCCCCCAGGAGAAGCTGCTGC
Proteins encoded in this window:
- the CCDC142 gene encoding coiled-coil domain-containing protein 142 isoform X1 encodes the protein MEDSGSELRGGEPCLQVDEGDGAGLSGLILLLLTARPALPTPGDGAARGEPTETGSSSLGGLARSLQKAEAMLRSCVSPGLRRLLAPRPRERGYDSEDEDEDEEAPALLAPLEQSFPGLRRCLCVWEDPRTETFRGHVRPQPGGDGTAAFSYHPVHPHVAERGAALHALLQHRHHLRLVRDYTRRLKAASDFLRRLLALAERPEPPAWELGAAQPLRGLCQELRTHAGHWSGLRRRMRGDPWLRPLLLRRHESVAHMRRALLLLALHAVRLAERHAEARLRGLARAGPAAAASPALLSDLFQGLEIYNQVVGDLDLELGIASRLPTGVTGCHGAAGNRSHAFPVARVLGILAAERGRLAAERLQPLLQLRDGGGGAEHVCWEDVAMPWPLERGTVAVDVGPSGQEELPGLTGELQALCREDEELMGLILGVLVASADSLWQHVLRGPKQEKPAAVAESPENLEPPAAGTDTVARPSSAGWKSVRWLDASRAPAAEALHTQYRPLFWGAAGTALGHRLGLPCRGEGRAVAAAWELSRALTQARVPWECEEELGRLCLRLLCRGVLRSWERGFARALGSALSDKCSGEPVPAAGPVRSRTARCLQRLYPALAFALRCLRPLPACPPGRPPGSPCLRLQVLGCCLATAHAACSWLMGRACRYLAAWALQPFLLVTQGDLPLLKLETDRLVVLVSGTFPEPGDAPPPLPPAPLSHQERRLCQQIRSTAASIQLFSGDALKMFSTDCKRMSAEIFDQTMPLGKHWRVGLRADLPSSPSAYAAAAAQAVLGQVLQGAQLLPRDAQAPALARVTTAFLEAWMDHILAQRIKFSLQGALQLRQDFELVRELVGSERYGLSPETRQSLLSLRVFQQMDGAILCLLQQPGGAAGVPPRPWQSLRRCCSDNGARPQEPGTDTLHGLETLEVPAAAGTPPSTPGAEPPVRLRTTVPESYLSGSQQQWLSLRLHRTRRWRVPGLPCVGNNPET
- the CCDC142 gene encoding coiled-coil domain-containing protein 142 isoform X2 gives rise to the protein MEDSGSELRGGEPCLQVDEGDGAGLSGLILLLLTARPALPTPGDGAARGEPTETGSSSLGGLARSLQKAEAMLRSCVSPGLRRLLAPRPRERGYDSEDEDEDEEAPALLAPLEQSFPGLRRCLCVWEDPRTETFRGHVRPQPGGDGTAAFSYHPVHPHVAERGAALHALLQHRHHLRLVRDYTRRLKAASDFLRRLLALAERPEPPAWELGAAQPLRGLCQELRTHAGHWSGLRRRMRGDPWLRPLLLRRHESVAHMRRALLLLALHAVRLAERHAEARLRGLARAGPAAAASPALLSDLFQGLEIYNQVVGDLDLELGIASRLPTGVTGCHGAAGNRSHAFPVARVLGILAAERGRLAAERLQPLLQLRDGGGGAEHVCWEDVAMPWPLERGTVAVDVGPSGQEELPGLTGELQALCREDEELMGLILGVLVASADSLWQHVLRGPKQEKPAAVAESPENLEPPAAGTDTVARPSSAGWKSVRWLDASRAPAAEALHTQYRPLFWGAAGTALGHRLGLPCRGEGRAVAAAWELSRALTQARVPWECEEELGRLCLRLLCRGVLRSWERGFARALGSALSDKCSGEPVPAAGPVRSRTARCLQRLYPALAFALRCLRPLPACPPGRPPGSPCLRLQVLGCCLATAHAACSWLMGRACRYLAAWALQPFLLVTQGDLPLLKLETDRLVVLVSGTFPEPGDAPPPLPPAPLSHQERRLCQQIRSTAASIQLFSGDALKMFSTDCKRMSAEIFDQTMPLGKHWRVGLRADLPSSPSAYAAAAAQAVLGQVLQGAQLLPRDAQAPALARVTTAFLEAWMDHILAQRIKFSLQGALQLRQDFELQMDGAILCLLQQPGGAAGVPPRPWQSLRRCCSDNGARPQEPGTDTLHGLETLEVPAAAGTPPSTPGAEPPVRLRTTVPESYLSGSQQQWLSLRLHRTRRWRVPGLPCVGNNPET